GTATCCTCGACATTAAAAAGAGCCCACTTCTATAGTGAAGTAGGCTTTTTTTATGTTTCAAAGAAGTGTTTATCTTGGTTATGTATTTTCAGTTAACTTTTAAGGCAAGCTTGTAGTAAACTAGAGAGTAAGAATAGGAAAGAGAGGGAATAAGATATGCCAACACCTAGTATGGAGGACCATATCGAACAAATATATTTATTGATCGCTAATAAAGGTTATGCTCGAGTGTCTGACATTGCTGAAGCATTATCTGTTCTTCCTTCTTCTGTTACTAAGATGGTTCAAAAATTAGATAAAGATGGTTATTTAGTTTATGAAAAATATCGTGGACTTACATTGACGCCAAGAGGAGAACAACTTGGAAAACGTCTTGTGCAGCGACATGAACTGCTAGAACAATTTTTGCGAATCATTGGTGTAGATGAAGAGCGTATTTACAATGATGTAGAAGGAATCGAGCATCATTTGAGTTGGAATTCAATTGATCGTATTGCGGAACTTGTGCAAGTAATGGAAGAAAATCCAGACATCGCAAAAAAACTAGAAGCATCAAGAAAACAGCACAATTTATAAGATAAAACATTCATCTTTTGTGGTTACGTCGACTGTTATGGAAAATTTAATCTCCGTGTTACAGACGACGCTTAGATGACCAATATTGTGTAAACTTGTGCTCGTTGCTTTGAAGTATATGCATTAAGTACGGAATTATATATTTTGCGAAATTGATGGTATGAAGGAAAGGAAGACATTATGAACGAATTAAAATCAGGTGAAGTTGTTACTTTAACAGTGTTAGAGCAACAAGCATCGAAATGGATCTTAACAAATGGGGTAGTTGAACTGCCATTAAATGCTTCTGAGGTCACAGAACCACTAGCTGTAGGGGATCGTCTTGAAGTTTTTTTATTTGCGGATAGACGAGGCGATTTAGCAGCTACTACTGCTATTCCGGCATTTGCACAAGGCGAATACGGCTGGGCTCGAGTTCTTCGTGTTGTAGAGCATGAAGGTGCTTTTGTAGATATTGGTACTTCACGTGAAGTGCTTATCGAAGCAGAGGATCTACCTGCTGTTAAAGAAGTATGGCCAGAACCAGGTGACCATGTATTTATGACATTACGAACAGATCGAAATGGAGATTTATTTGGTCGTTTAGTAACGGAAGAAAAGATTTCGGAGCTATTCGAAGGTGCATTTGAAGATATGCACAATAAAAATATTACAGCTCGTCCATATCGATTATTACCAGTGGGCACATTTTTACTAGGGGTAGATCAACCATATCGTATTTTCGTGCATGAAACAGAACGCTATGAGGAACCGCGTCTTGGACAAGATGTAGAGGTCCGTATTATTGATATAAAAGATGATGGCTCAATGAATGGCTCTCTTTTACCTCGAAAACACGAGCGCATCACAGGAGATGCACAGCAAATTTTAAGCTACTTGCAAGATGTCGGTGGTAAAATGCCATTTAGTGATAAGTCTTCACCAGATGAAATTAAAGAAATTTTTAATATGAGTAAAGCAGCATTTAAACGTGCACTCGGTACACTTATGAAGGCTGGTAAAGTGAAACAGCAAAATGGCTGGACAGAAGAAATTTAATTTCTTTAAAATATATATAGAAATGACGAGAACCATGCCTGAAACCTTCTCGTCATTTTTTCGTACTAATAATTGTATAATGACATACATTATACAGGCTAAATGATTTTTCTAGCGAAAGGGGTCACACAATTTGAAAAAAACATGGGGGAAAATACTAGTAGCAACGATGCTAGTGTTTGGTGTGCTGGCACCAACAACGGGATTTGCAGCAGACAATACGCCACCGAAAGCAATTGATGAAAAATTAGGTGTACCAATTGTCGTATATGGCGCAAACCTATCTGAGGAAGAAAAAGAATCTGTAAAAAAATCGTTAAAAGTAAATGAAGATCCTGAAGTTGAGGAAATAACAGTATCAGGGAATGACTTAGCTAAATACATTAAAGATAGTAATTCAAGCTCACGTATGTATTCTTCTGCAAAAATTACGCGTAAGGATGCTGGAAAAGGCTTAGTTATCGAAATTGTCACACCATCAAACATTACACAAGTAACTTCAGAAATGTATGCAAATGCAATGCTGACAGCGGGTATTGAGGATGCAACGGTTCAAGTAGCAGCGCCAAAGCCTGTAACAGGTCACTCTGCGCTTGTAGGGATTTATAAAGCCTATGAGGTAACAACAGGCGAAACGTTAGATATAGACCGTACAGACGTTGCCAATGAAGAACTATCAGTAGCAACTAAACTAGCTGATTCTGCTGGTGTAGATGATGCAAAGGTTGCGGAATTACTTACAGAAATTAAAAAACAAATTGCTGAAGTAAAGCCGGAAACGCGTGAAGATGTTGAAAAAATTGTTCAAGAGCAGCTAGATAAGCTAGAAGTAAATTTAAGCGAAAAAGATCGTCAGCTATTAGTTGACCTGATGGACAAAATTAGTAACCTAGATATTGATTTTAGTAAATGGTCCGATCAACTAAATGATATTAGTAATACATTGCAAGAGAAGTTTGGAGCAATAATGGAAGATGAAGGCTTCTGGACGAGCGTGAAAAATTTCTTTACAAATTTAAAGGATACAATTTCAACATGGTTTAACTAAATAAAAGAGCGCCTGCTATTAGGTAGGTAGTGGCGCTTCAGACTGTAGATAAAGTCAAAAATATTTGGCTTTGTTTACAGTCTTTTTTTATATAAACAATATGATGTCCAGTCGGTGCGTAAATACGAAACGATATCTACTATTTTTGTAAAAATGCAAATAGCTATGGTACTATGAAAAAAAGGAGTGGTGAGAAATGGAATTCCAATTACAAAATGTAACGGAAAACAAACTGGCTTTTGTTTATAAGCAGGATGGGGAACAGTTAGCGGAAATTACATGGAAACAGGAAGGTCAAGTAATGGTCATGGATCACACCTACGTTTCAGATAAGCTTCGTGGTCAAGGGGTAGCAAAAAAATTATTAGATCGTGCTGCAGATTATGCCCGTGAAAATAATTATAAAATGGTAGCTGTTTGTTCATATGTAGTCGCAGCATTTGAAAAATCGGATGCTTATGACGATGTAAAACAATAAAAATGTAAAACAAAAAAATAAAGCAATCTGCTACATAGCCTCGAGCTATAATGCGGATTGCTTTTTAGGTTGAATATAGAAATTTTTCTTTACACATATTATAAAAAAAGGACACTGTAAATAAGTACTGTTAAAAAGCCTGCTCCTCCAACTAACGAAGCCATATCTACCCAATCATATACTAAATCTAATTCTTTCATAAATGACATCCTCCTATCGTTTGTATTATTGTATTATTTCCCTCATATTGTCAGTATTAATCATATATAAGTGCAAAATAATAAAGAATTACGAAAAAATATTAGAATTATGTGATAATAACGAGTAGGAGAGTGATTGCGAATGTCTTGGAAAATACAGACGTACGATGAATTAACGACGGAAGAACTGTATAAAATTATTCAGCTACGAGTAAATGTTTTTATTGTTGAGCAGCAAACATGCTATGAGGATTTAGATAACCATGATCAAAACTCTATACATATATCATATGTTGAGAATGGAAAATTATGCGCATATTCGCGTATATTGCCCCCAGGAGAAAAATTTGAAATGGCTTCAATTGGGCGAGTTATTACTAGTCAGGAGATGCGAGGGACAGGACTAGGTAAAGAATTGATTCAATTAGCATTAGAAACAATCGAACAGCGATGGCCAGGTTCTGAAGTATTTATTCAGGCGCAAGAATACTTAAAAAATTTTTATGGTTCCTTTGGCTTTCAACAAGTCTCAGAGCCGTATATTTACGATAGCTTGCCACATTTAGATATGCTATATCAAGCAAAAAAATAATGTTTAGTCCTCTCCGAATAGGGAATAGCTATAGTATAAGGCTAGTTTCTATATCATTTTTAGGAGGGATTTATTATGGCAAAGCGTAAAGGAACAGGTGTTGTGCTTGCTGGATTAGCAGGATTTGCAGCATCTTATTTAAGTAAAAAAGAAAATCGTGATAAAGCATGTGAAATGTTCAACAGTGCAAAATCGAAACTTGAATCTTTTCTGAATACATCGAATGTTAATATGGATGATAGAATCGCGGAACGTGTAACTGCTGAAGTAGCTACAGAAGCAGGGACAGCACCTACAAAGCTGGCTTCAAACGAGATGGTTTCTGAAGGTGGAGGACATACAGGTGTTCATTTCTACAATGAAGAAATTCAAGAAAAAGAAAAATAATAAAAAACCTTCTCATTTAGCTTTGAGAAGGTTTTTTATAGTGCCAGGCACGTAAACAATTCTGAATTTTAAACCCACGTAGAATCCTGCGGGAACATTACAGAACGTAAGACGCAATAAGCCGCGCTATAGCGAGGGCTGCGCCTTATAATGCGCCCGTGGAAAGCGAAGTGGGCTTTTACGAAAGTGGTAGTCCAGTTGTTTACTTATAGCGAATTAAGAGGTTGCCCCTTTTTATTAGGAATAAGGGTAACACCAGCGAATGTGATTAACACAATTCCTGTGAAGATGAATCCACTGACTACACCAAGTGATAACCATCCGAGTAATGAGGAGCCCAACACTACTCCTAATGAGAAGAAGGCATAAAAATAACCGTATGCTTTCCCACGGATTTCAACAGTCGTAGAGTCAATTAATAGTGAATTCACAGACGGGAATAATAAACCGAAGCCAATGCCGTAACAAGCCATTGCTGTATAAAGTAACGTACTTGAATCAGCCTGACTAATCAGTATTTGGCTTAAGCCCATTAAAGCAATACCGAGCGATAATGTTTTTACTGGAGCTACTTTATCAAAAATGCGATTACTCGGCAATATAAATACAAGTACAGCAACAATACCGAAAGCACTCATTAAAGTACCGCTTAAGCGTGAATCAAAACCTAAAGATTGAACCTTTAAAGGTAGTAAATAGGCAATGACACCTTGTGAAAACATTAAAAAGAATGCGCCTGTGAAAGCCTTTAACGTACCTACATTATTAAAAAATACACTAATTGGGATATAGGTTTTAGAAGAAGACTTTTCTTTTTTTACTTTATTAGAGTTTAGTAAAAAGAAAGAAAGGATACCTAACAGTAGCATAAAACTTGCAGTAATATTAAAGACAAAAGGTACACTAGTACGACTTGCTAGGATACCACTAAAAGCTGGACCGATAATGGCTGCAATCCCTACAAATGCTCCGGAAATGGCACTACCTTTGCCCCGCTTTTCTTGCTCTGTAGCATTAGCTAAAAATGTAAAAGCAGCAGGGACAATAAAACCAGCAACTAGTCCATGAATAAAGCGGACTATTAATAGGGCAAGTGGTGCATCTACTAAATTATATAATGTTAGTGAGAGTCCTGTTGTTAAAAGACCGATAATTAATATGATAAAGGGTCCTTTACGATCGGTTAAAAAACCAGAAATAATATTCCCGAACGTATTAGAAAGAGAATACATACCAACGGCAAGGCCAGTTAAAAAGGCAGATGCACCTAAAGATTCTGCATATGTACTCATTACAGGAAGCTGAGTAAATAGGTCAAAAAATGAAAAGAATATAATCAAATAGATAAACTTTTTCATAACTCCTCCACTACAAATTACGACATAGTGGGTTTATTATACCATTTTCGACAAAAAAAGAATGCCTAATAAGTTGAACTTATTAGACATTCGTGAATTGATAAAATTAAGCTTTAGCAATTTCTTTTTTCATTGTTTTGTTTTTCGCAAGGTTTACGTGCCAAGAAAGAGCCTCTTCTAAAATATGAGGAGTTTGTTGGTTACCTGTTGCTTCAATAGCACGGTTGTAGTAATCCCATAATTGTTCTTTGTAATCTGGGTGTGCACAGTTTTCAATGATTAAAGGTACACGTTCTTTTGGTGCTAAACCACGTAAGTCAGCAATACCTTGCTCAGTGATGATTACATCTACATCATGCTCAGTGTGGTCTACGTGAGAAACCATTGGTACGATTGAAGAAATCGCTCCGCCTTTTGCATAAGATTTTGTTACGAAAATACCAAGACGTGCATTACGTGCGAAGTCTCCCGAACCACCGATACCATTCATCATACGAGTACCTGATACGTGTGTTGAGTTTACGTTACCGTAGATATCTAACTCAAGAGCAGTGTTGATTGAAATTAATCCCAATCGACGGATAAGCTCAGGGTGGTTAGAAATTTCTTGTGGACGTAAGCAAATTTTATCAGCATATTTTTCTAAATTGCCGTATACTTTTTTCTGTAATTCTTCAGTAAGTGTAATTGAAGTAGCAGCTGCAAATTTAACTTTACCAGCATCGATTAAGTTAAATACAGCGTCTTGAAGCACTTCTGATGCAACGACTAAATCTTCGAATTCAGAATCTGCGAAGCCATCAAGTACAGCATTTGCTACTGAACCTACGCCAGATTGTAATGGCATTAATTGTTTTGTTAAACGACCCGCTTTAATTTCATCACGGAAGAAGTCTAATAGAATGTTAGCCATTCCTTGTGTTTCTTCATCTGGTGGTACGATTAATGAAGGAGCATCTGGCTCTTCAGAAATAACAATCGCTTTAATTTTAGCTGGATCAACTTTAATACCGATTTCACCAATGCGTTGCATAGCATCTGTCATTGGAATTGCTTCACGATTACCTTGTTCTCCAGGAACATAAATATCATGGATACCTACTAAAGCTTCTGGATGAGAAATGTTTAACTCAATAATAATATTTTCTGCGTATTGAGCAAAGATTGGTGAGTTACCTACAGAGTTTGTTGGGATAATATAACCATCTTCTGTAATAGCAACTGCTTCAAGAATTAAATATTTAATTGGTCCGATAATTCCTTGACGCACTAACTCAGCATTATGAGAAAGGTGAGCGTCTACATATAGGACATCGCCAGAGTTAATTAAGTTACGGATACCAGCGTCACCTTGGAATGGTCCGCGTTTACGAATTGCACCAGCTTCAGCTAAGTATTTATCTACTTCTGGTCCTAATGATGCACCTGTGTATACATCAATTTTAAATTCTTCATTTTTTGCACGCTCAACTAATGCCATTGGCACTACTTTTGCATCCCCAGCACGAGTAAAACCACTCATACCAACTACATCACCGTTAGAAATAAGCGCTGCTGCTGCTTCAGCAGTGACAATTTTACTTTCAAGTTCTTTTAAACCTAGGCGTTTTTGAATATTTGCATCCATAAAAAAATCCTCCCCTAAATCATTTTGATGGAAACCGATTACAAAACTAGAAAAAACCTGTATGAATTTTCTGTTTATTTAGTTGTAGTATGACTCCAACCATTTGATTAATACTATCACCAATTTGTCACAAAAACTTTATAATTAGCATTAAATTAAGTAAACGAAGAAAAAATGAGCGGAAGGCTGATTTTTCGACAGAGAAAACGTTTTATTGTAGAGCTGAGGTTTCAAGCTTTAAATTAAAAAGTACAGCAAGCTATCCTGAAGTAGGTACTTGCTGTACTAGAGAAAATTAGAAGCCTAAAGAACGACGGAAATAACTTGCGTAACGTTGACTAACAGGGATACGCGTACCATCTTTCATTATTAATAAGAAAGTTGAGTGTGAATCTGGTTGAATTTCATCAATGTAATCAATGTTTACAATATAAGAACGGTGACATCTAATAAATGAGTCAGGTGCTAAAAATAGCTCAAGATCACTTAAATTTAAACGGTGGTAGCCTTCTCGTCCCATTGTTTTAACAAATGTTTTACGAAGCTGTGTTTCAAGATAAATGACTTGATCGTGCTTAATTGGATACCAACAATCATCGATTTTAATCGTAATATAGTTTGTTAAAAATGCAGATGGCTTTTGCGGGAAGATGGCTGTGATAGCACCTTTTGTTTCT
The genomic region above belongs to Lysinibacillus sp. FSL W8-0992 and contains:
- the mntR gene encoding transcriptional regulator MntR — translated: MPTPSMEDHIEQIYLLIANKGYARVSDIAEALSVLPSSVTKMVQKLDKDGYLVYEKYRGLTLTPRGEQLGKRLVQRHELLEQFLRIIGVDEERIYNDVEGIEHHLSWNSIDRIAELVQVMEENPDIAKKLEASRKQHNL
- a CDS encoding CvfB family protein produces the protein MNELKSGEVVTLTVLEQQASKWILTNGVVELPLNASEVTEPLAVGDRLEVFLFADRRGDLAATTAIPAFAQGEYGWARVLRVVEHEGAFVDIGTSREVLIEAEDLPAVKEVWPEPGDHVFMTLRTDRNGDLFGRLVTEEKISELFEGAFEDMHNKNITARPYRLLPVGTFLLGVDQPYRIFVHETERYEEPRLGQDVEVRIIDIKDDGSMNGSLLPRKHERITGDAQQILSYLQDVGGKMPFSDKSSPDEIKEIFNMSKAAFKRALGTLMKAGKVKQQNGWTEEI
- a CDS encoding DUF1002 domain-containing protein, translated to MKKTWGKILVATMLVFGVLAPTTGFAADNTPPKAIDEKLGVPIVVYGANLSEEEKESVKKSLKVNEDPEVEEITVSGNDLAKYIKDSNSSSRMYSSAKITRKDAGKGLVIEIVTPSNITQVTSEMYANAMLTAGIEDATVQVAAPKPVTGHSALVGIYKAYEVTTGETLDIDRTDVANEELSVATKLADSAGVDDAKVAELLTEIKKQIAEVKPETREDVEKIVQEQLDKLEVNLSEKDRQLLVDLMDKISNLDIDFSKWSDQLNDISNTLQEKFGAIMEDEGFWTSVKNFFTNLKDTISTWFN
- a CDS encoding GNAT family N-acetyltransferase; its protein translation is MEFQLQNVTENKLAFVYKQDGEQLAEITWKQEGQVMVMDHTYVSDKLRGQGVAKKLLDRAADYARENNYKMVAVCSYVVAAFEKSDAYDDVKQ
- a CDS encoding GNAT family N-acetyltransferase; this translates as MSWKIQTYDELTTEELYKIIQLRVNVFIVEQQTCYEDLDNHDQNSIHISYVENGKLCAYSRILPPGEKFEMASIGRVITSQEMRGTGLGKELIQLALETIEQRWPGSEVFIQAQEYLKNFYGSFGFQQVSEPYIYDSLPHLDMLYQAKK
- a CDS encoding MFS transporter, with protein sequence MKKFIYLIIFFSFFDLFTQLPVMSTYAESLGASAFLTGLAVGMYSLSNTFGNIISGFLTDRKGPFIILIIGLLTTGLSLTLYNLVDAPLALLIVRFIHGLVAGFIVPAAFTFLANATEQEKRGKGSAISGAFVGIAAIIGPAFSGILASRTSVPFVFNITASFMLLLGILSFFLLNSNKVKKEKSSSKTYIPISVFFNNVGTLKAFTGAFFLMFSQGVIAYLLPLKVQSLGFDSRLSGTLMSAFGIVAVLVFILPSNRIFDKVAPVKTLSLGIALMGLSQILISQADSSTLLYTAMACYGIGFGLLFPSVNSLLIDSTTVEIRGKAYGYFYAFFSLGVVLGSSLLGWLSLGVVSGFIFTGIVLITFAGVTLIPNKKGQPLNSL
- a CDS encoding succinate CoA transferase, with amino-acid sequence MDANIQKRLGLKELESKIVTAEAAAALISNGDVVGMSGFTRAGDAKVVPMALVERAKNEEFKIDVYTGASLGPEVDKYLAEAGAIRKRGPFQGDAGIRNLINSGDVLYVDAHLSHNAELVRQGIIGPIKYLILEAVAITEDGYIIPTNSVGNSPIFAQYAENIIIELNISHPEALVGIHDIYVPGEQGNREAIPMTDAMQRIGEIGIKVDPAKIKAIVISEEPDAPSLIVPPDEETQGMANILLDFFRDEIKAGRLTKQLMPLQSGVGSVANAVLDGFADSEFEDLVVASEVLQDAVFNLIDAGKVKFAAATSITLTEELQKKVYGNLEKYADKICLRPQEISNHPELIRRLGLISINTALELDIYGNVNSTHVSGTRMMNGIGGSGDFARNARLGIFVTKSYAKGGAISSIVPMVSHVDHTEHDVDVIITEQGIADLRGLAPKERVPLIIENCAHPDYKEQLWDYYNRAIEATGNQQTPHILEEALSWHVNLAKNKTMKKEIAKA
- a CDS encoding LytTR family DNA-binding domain-containing protein gives rise to the protein MDPKQIEEIMEIIKEFFPENTSIAISDTNEYLYYQPSKKVDLKIKPGDPIKEGSAAHKALSYNQKISTYIEPDVFGVAYYGMSIPLMEEGETKGAITAIFPQKPSAFLTNYITIKIDDCWYPIKHDQVIYLETQLRKTFVKTMGREGYHRLNLSDLELFLAPDSFIRCHRSYIVNIDYIDEIQPDSHSTFLLIMKDGTRIPVSQRYASYFRRSLGF